CTGGAATCCGACTGGGTGCCCCACAGCGAAGGCACCAGTCTCTATATCCGCCCCACCATGATCGCCACCGAGGCGGTACTGGGCGTCAAGCCCTCGAATAAATACCTGTGCTACATCATCCTTTCGCCGGTCGGCGCGTACTACAAAGGCGGCTTCAAACCGGTAAAGATCTGGATCGCCGATGAATTTATTCGCAGCGCTCCGGGCGGCACCGGCGAAGTCAAGTGCGGCGGCAACTACGCCGCCAGCCTGCTCGCCGCCAAAGAAGCCGCAGCCCGAGGGTTTGACCAGGTACTTTGGCTCGATGCGGTGGAACGCAAATATGTCGAAGAGGTCGGCAGTATGAACATCTGCTTTCTCTACGACGGCAAAATTGTAACCTCGCCTCTGCACGGCACCATTCTCAACGGCGTCACACGTCGTTCCATCCTGCAACTTGCCACCGAAATGGGCTACGATATCGAGGAACGCGCAATGAGCGTCAACGAGCTTCTCGAAGGCGCCGAATCGGGTCGACTGACCGAAGCCTTCGGCACCGGCACAGCTGCCGTGGTCAGCCCGGTAGGCCAACTGACGTACAAAGACCGCACCGTAACGATCGGAAACGGCCAGATGGGCGAACTCACCCTGAAGCTTTACAAAGCCCTGACCGGCATTCAATACGGTCAGCAGCCCGACACCCACGACTGGGTCGTCGAGATCTGATCCGCCGGCCAACAAACACACTCCGAAAGCACACTCCGAGCCCCCGCCCATGCGGGGGCTTTTTGTCAGACGTCCCCCACGCCCCCACCCGATCAATGCCTCCATTATGGGCACACGTGCCTATTTTGGAAGCAATTTTTCCCTAATGCGCACCCGCGCATCGCCCAAACCACTGATTTTACAGTACAAATGAAATTGGTTCGAGGCTTGCTATACTGGTATCGATAATCGGGACAATGTCGGCCCCGATACCCAGCATCAAAGCCGGGACAATGTCAGCCCCGACGAACATATCAACAACCGGGACAATGTCAGCCCCGACAGGCGTAACGACGCAAAGACGCAATGGAGGAAAACAGATGTTTCGCATTCCCTTTATCCTAGCCACCGCACTCTCCCTAACAGCGCTGCCAGCCATGGCTCAGGCTGCAGAAAGCGCCAACCCGGGCGATACCGCCTGGATGCTTATTTCCACCGCACTGGTTTTTCTTATGATGCCCGGCCTGGCCCTGTTTTACGCCGGCATGGTACGCGCCAAAAATGTCCTTTCCACCAGCATGCACACCTTTGCCGCACTGGCGATTATCGGTGTGCAATGGGTGGTCATCGGCTACAGCCTGGCATTCGGAGGCGAAGGTCCTCTGATCGGCGGATTCGGCAACATGTTTTTAAACGGCATCACCCCAGGCAGCTTAGAAGGCACCATCCCCACCTATGTGTTTGTCATGTTCCAGGGCATGTTCGCCATCATTACGGCTGCGCTCATTTCCGGAGCCGTGGCCGGCCGCATGAAGTTTTCCAGTTACTGCATTTTCATTCTTCTGTGGTCCACTCTGGTTTACGATCCGCTGGCGCACTGGGTTTGGGGATCAGGCGGCTGGTTGCTTGAAATGGGGGCCCTCGATTTCGCCGGCGGTACTGTTGTCCATCTTTCATCCGGCCTTTCAGCGTTACTGCTGGCAATATTTCTGGGCAAACGACACGGCTTTCCCCATGAACGCATGGCTCCCCATAACCTGCCCATGACCCTGCTTGGGGCGGGCTTGCTATGGTTCGGCTGGTTCGGCTTCAATGCCGGCAGTGCCCTGTCTGCTGGGGCTAACGCCGGTCTCGCTTTCGCCACCACCCAGACCGCAGCTGCGGCCGGTGCCCTCTCCTGGCTGCTGCTCGAATGGCGGCTGGCTGGCAAGCCCAGCGCACTGGGCGCAGCTTCTGGGATCGTGGCCGGCCTGGTCGTGGTTACTCCTGCCGCCGGCTTTGTCACTCCCGGATGGGCTCTGGTCATGGGCCTCATGGCGGGCGCCGTCTGCTACGGCGGCGTCATGCTCAAACACAAACTCGGCTATGACGACTCTCTGGATGCCTTCGGCGTACACGGCATCGGCGGTGCTTTCGGCGCCGTCGCCACAGGTATCTTCGCCACCGTGGGCGCCACCAGCCTGCTTACCGGCGACCTGCACCAGCTCTGGATTCAGATCGTTGGCGTACTGGCAGCGGGGGCCTACGCCGTCATTGTCACCATCGCCCTACTGTGGATCCTCAAGAAAACCATCGGCCTGCGCGTCAACCACGACGAGGAGATCATTGGCCTCGATCAGACCCTGCATTCCGAAAGCGGATACGACTTATAACCCAGCCTCGGGTTCATGGCCTGGCGCCCCTGCTCCCGGGGGCGCCAGGCAATTTTTCCGGCAAACCTTTGTGCACGACAAGCCGCACAGAACGTCACCGCTTGTGCGCGAACCAACCGCCCCGCCAGCAAACAGACAAGAACACCTTGCGGACGCCCTGCCCGCGCCACCACGCCCCCGCGGCGACACAACCTGCCCCTCCCCCCCCTGCCCAAACGTATACCTGCCCCACTCACCTTTCGGTGCAATCCTTGCTAATAAAACCGTGGTAAAAAACATGACAATGCCCATGCCTGTACAACGCATCCATTGATTTACCGGATTAATTGCATAAAATATTGAAATGCCTTAAACATATTGACGCCCATAAATCTGATCCGATTCAAGGCAGACAGCCCAAGATTAAACTTGGCAATTACCAACGATCCCGGTTTCCGAATTCGACGACACAAAATGAATGTACTCTTCCTTGTACCAAGAATAGATAAAGCAAGCACAAGATACCGGGTTCTCCAGTATCTGCCCTTTCTCGAAACCAAAGGCATCGGATACTCCATAAAAGAGCTTTCCAAAAAAAAACGTCACTGGCTTCACCTGGCCAGGGACATCCATGAAGCGGATGTCGTTTTTATACAGAAAAAACTCTTCTCTTTTATCGAAATATCCTTCATCCGGCGCATCGCCCATAGGATCATCTTCGACCTTGACGATGCGATCATGTTCAAAGATGCTCCCGGCAATCGCCTCGCGCAACGCCGGCAGTCCAAACGTTTCGCCTCGATGGCCCGACATGCCGATCTGATCATTTGCGGCAACCGATACCTGCAAGAAAAAACATCAAAACATAGCTCCGACATCCGGATTCTGCCAACGCCCATCGACATGCACCGCTACATGGTGAAAGATCCAACCCGAAACCAAGGCACCCCCTTCACCATTGGTTGGATCGGCAGCAAAGTAACCCTAAAATATCTGAAGGACATCTCGCCGGCGTTGTCAGCACTCGCCAAAAGACACCCGGAGATTCAATTAAAAATCGTCGCCGATGATTTTTTTGACGTAGAGGGCATGCAGGTCATCAAACAACCGTGGTCCGAGGAAAGAGAAATAGAAGATCTGCATTCCTTTGATGTCGGCATCATGCCACTGACCGACGACCCATGGGCCAGGGGAAAATGCGGCTTTAAACTGCTGCAATGCATGGCTGTTGGCGTTCCCGTCATTTGTTCCCCCGTAGGGATGAACCGGGACATCGTCACGGACGGGGTGGATGGTTTCTGGGCGAGTTCCCAAAAGGAGTGGACAGAGAA
This DNA window, taken from Syntrophotalea carbinolica DSM 2380, encodes the following:
- a CDS encoding glycosyltransferase family 4 protein codes for the protein MTPINLIRFKADSPRLNLAITNDPGFRIRRHKMNVLFLVPRIDKASTRYRVLQYLPFLETKGIGYSIKELSKKKRHWLHLARDIHEADVVFIQKKLFSFIEISFIRRIAHRIIFDLDDAIMFKDAPGNRLAQRRQSKRFASMARHADLIICGNRYLQEKTSKHSSDIRILPTPIDMHRYMVKDPTRNQGTPFTIGWIGSKVTLKYLKDISPALSALAKRHPEIQLKIVADDFFDVEGMQVIKQPWSEEREIEDLHSFDVGIMPLTDDPWARGKCGFKLLQCMAVGVPVICSPVGMNRDIVTDGVDGFWASSQKEWTEKLSAIIEDRELRDTMAKRGRKKVEDTYSLAIHAKQMIRHLKEAGQP
- a CDS encoding ammonium transporter: MFRIPFILATALSLTALPAMAQAAESANPGDTAWMLISTALVFLMMPGLALFYAGMVRAKNVLSTSMHTFAALAIIGVQWVVIGYSLAFGGEGPLIGGFGNMFLNGITPGSLEGTIPTYVFVMFQGMFAIITAALISGAVAGRMKFSSYCIFILLWSTLVYDPLAHWVWGSGGWLLEMGALDFAGGTVVHLSSGLSALLLAIFLGKRHGFPHERMAPHNLPMTLLGAGLLWFGWFGFNAGSALSAGANAGLAFATTQTAAAAGALSWLLLEWRLAGKPSALGAASGIVAGLVVVTPAAGFVTPGWALVMGLMAGAVCYGGVMLKHKLGYDDSLDAFGVHGIGGAFGAVATGIFATVGATSLLTGDLHQLWIQIVGVLAAGAYAVIVTIALLWILKKTIGLRVNHDEEIIGLDQTLHSESGYDL
- a CDS encoding branched-chain amino acid aminotransferase, whose product is MEIEIQPVTQPKAHIEDETKLVFGRQFTDRMFVMEYDSGKGWHSARIQPYAPFTLDPAALVLHYAQEIFEGLKAFRRQDGSIALFRPKDNIRRFNQSASRLCMPPVDEEFFLKALKELIRLESDWVPHSEGTSLYIRPTMIATEAVLGVKPSNKYLCYIILSPVGAYYKGGFKPVKIWIADEFIRSAPGGTGEVKCGGNYAASLLAAKEAAARGFDQVLWLDAVERKYVEEVGSMNICFLYDGKIVTSPLHGTILNGVTRRSILQLATEMGYDIEERAMSVNELLEGAESGRLTEAFGTGTAAVVSPVGQLTYKDRTVTIGNGQMGELTLKLYKALTGIQYGQQPDTHDWVVEI